The following DNA comes from Huiozyma naganishii CBS 8797 chromosome 8, complete genome.
AGTTTTGTTCTTGCACCTCGGGCGTTTCCAGCCGCTCAGATATGTCGTTTTCCGATATCTCTTCGGGCAATTTTGAGGACGCATCACATAATTCCGCAGAGTCTGCTAAAAACGCGTCATTGACTATGAAGTTGATGTGCCCCACTAAATTTTCCATATCGTTGACAGCGTTAGCACTAATGGTACGATAATCTTCCGGGTACACAATTGCAGAGTTTTCCTCTGGTAACTCCTGATATTGAGGGTTTCGAATCAGCGTTTTCTCCATGTACTTTCCGAAAagattcttcaaatcttgcAAAGTGGTGCCGGCgctgatatttttgatCAAGAACGCGTTATTTTGGCCACTATGTTGCGCACCGGTTGCAACATCGTCGTTTAGTTTTACATTAATCAAGTGGGTGGTGGTTTTGGCTAAAAAGTCTTGCATCTTACGCTCCTTTTCCAATAGTTTAAACGACTGATACAATGGGGCAATTTCACTCAACGAAAATATTGGTTTGGCACTGCTTCCATCGTCATTTTTCTTGACAAAAACAGATCTCTTCGGTTCCGGGTCTTGCGCCTCGGAATACAAATTATAAGCCTTCGCCAATTCGCGAATGAAGAGTCTCTGCGGAGGTTTCATCGGCTTGAAATGTAAACTCGATTTTCCTTCATTATCCatgaaattgttcaaggtttcttcaatctctCCACACCATTTGTTTTGTCTGATATAAGTTGATATTGTGGACTCGGTAAACGgaaattgaagttcttcaaaagtggTAGCCTTGCTGGCAAGACCCTCCAGCCGTGTACCttccttttccttcatTGCGGAGCCATTGGCAACTTTATCTGTAATACCAAACGCTTCTTTTAGTTGTCTGTGCCTCGTATATGCTTCACATTCTTCATCACATTCTAAGCGCTCAGTAAACAAGCTGGAGCTTAGAGTAGAAGTTGCACCGCAAGTTACCTCAACCTCTTTTCTACCGCATGGACACCTTATCTTTACCAGTGCAATACAGAGGATGTCGGGGCACGTTAGTCTTCCATGGCATGATTTACGGCATTTGTGAGCACAGTTTACAGGAGGCTTGTTGCAAACCTGCTTACATGTAGCCTGGCATTGACCAGGTAAGTGACATGTCTTTTGGCAGAAATGGTGACAATTTGGTAACGGCTTCCCACATGTCTGGCCACAAGAGACAtctttttggaaacatATTGTTCTCACTCTCGAGTTTTTACCACACTTGCACGGTTTGAAAACAGTGGCCGTACAAGGAGGGCACGGCTGATCTAGCGGGTGGCAAGCATGTGGAATCGGTTTGTGCCCACATTCTGAAATACCTTCCACCACTTTAATACATGGGTGGCGACAAGAGGGGAGCTTGGTGCCACATCTCACAGGTGCCGGTACAATCGTTTTGCCACATGGACAGACCAAATCATTGGAGTCACTTTCAAGACATGGTGGACATTTTCCAGGGTGACATTTTCTCTGGCATTGATGTTGTCCACAGGATAACGTTAAGTTGCAAGCTTTTAAGCAAACGTGTTCAGCCTCCATCAAGGTTTCATCATTAACATCCTGAAACCGGGAGCTATTTTTCCGTCTTTCCTCAGCAGCTGGCCTCCCAGAACAGCACCTCTCGGCACATTTATGTCTCCGGCAAGATA
Coding sequences within:
- the FAP1 gene encoding Fap1p (similar to Saccharomyces cerevisiae FAP1 (YNL023C); ancestral locus Anc_2.288); the protein is MIADDGKPDPKSLVLNFSSDDEDSATEANITYSEEEEEEIATSDTEEDQDLPYYERAVREIAKGDLYTCMICTVEMDYTCKMFACRKCYRVFDYDCVREWAIKSTDKTVDRIWKCPNCYLVNKKVPTKNRPTCWCGKVVNPEPNPLDPNSCGQTCDAKICIHGCSKICHLGPHPECLRTTSVKCRCGKATKEIPCFETKGRRGRNLFQCNEPCNSLLPCGIHRCQKICHSGLCGSCPENLTVKEGDDVSISCYCGQHTRNSIKCKDVNVTGRKSKNANGDEWIGVYACKDIRSVEYSCRQHSFFEECIAPPTVTGTKRCPFSPKYLKTCSCGKTPLQALGKARRRCIDPIPHCESRCDKLLKCGKHTCPFQCHDGPCMDPCIQIDKVKCACERNTFLVPCGFQGAPHCQLKCESLLSCRRHKCAERCCSGRPAAEERRKNSSRFQDVNDETLMEAEHVCLKACNLTLSCGQHQCQRKCHPGKCPPCLESDSNDLVCPCGKTIVPAPVRCGTKLPSCRHPCIKVVEGISECGHKPIPHACHPLDQPCPPCTATVFKPCKCGKNSRVRTICFQKDVSCGQTCGKPLPNCHHFCQKTCHLPGQCQATCKQVCNKPPVNCAHKCRKSCHGRLTCPDILCIALVKIRCPCGRKEVEVTCGATSTLSSSLFTERLECDEECEAYTRHRQLKEAFGITDKVANGSAMKEKEGTRLEGLASKATTFEELQFPFTESTISTYIRQNKWCGEIEETLNNFMDNEGKSSLHFKPMKPPQRLFIRELAKAYNLYSEAQDPEPKRSVFVKKNDDGSSAKPIFSLSEIAPLYQSFKLLEKERKMQDFLAKTTTHLINVKLNDDVATGAQHSGQNNAFLIKNISAGTTLQDLKNLFGKYMEKTLIRNPQYQELPEENSAIVYPEDYRTISANAVNDMENLVGHINFIVNDAFLADSAELCDASSKLPEEISENDISERLETPEVQEQN